The following are encoded together in the Flavobacterium haoranii genome:
- a CDS encoding inner membrane CreD family protein, with amino-acid sequence MENQTEKETFERSTWFQTNTAKMMMVGILTLVLLIPLTLVQDLIRERSERKNEATIKVTNSWGDTINLMGPVLKVPYKIYSQTEEKDEKN; translated from the coding sequence ATGGAAAATCAAACAGAAAAAGAAACATTTGAAAGATCAACTTGGTTTCAAACAAATACTGCCAAAATGATGATGGTAGGAATTTTAACTTTAGTTTTATTAATTCCGTTAACATTAGTTCAGGATCTTATTAGAGAACGATCAGAAAGAAAAAATGAAGCAACAATTAAAGTCACAAATTCTTGGGGAGATACTATAAATTTAATGGGACCTGTTTTAAAAGTTCCGTATAAGATTTACTCTCAAACTGAAGAAAAAGATGAAAAAAACTAA
- a CDS encoding winged helix-turn-helix domain-containing protein, protein MKNIIQNINKAFDHRIRLGIMSVLMVNESADFTSLKEILGVTDGNLASHAKALEAENYIVVEKQFIGRKPNTKYIATKAGKKAFQEHIEALEKLISGQ, encoded by the coding sequence GTGAAAAACATTATCCAAAATATCAACAAAGCTTTTGATCACCGAATTCGTTTGGGGATTATGTCGGTATTGATGGTTAATGAAAGTGCTGATTTCACCTCGCTTAAAGAAATTCTTGGTGTTACTGATGGTAATCTTGCCAGTCATGCTAAAGCCTTGGAAGCTGAAAATTACATTGTAGTTGAAAAGCAATTTATTGGAAGAAAACCTAACACTAAATACATAGCAACAAAAGCTGGAAAAAAAGCGTTTCAGGAACATATTGAAGCATTAGAAAAATTAATATCAGGTCAATAA
- the kdsA gene encoding 3-deoxy-8-phosphooctulonate synthase, whose amino-acid sequence MNLNNIPQIKHTDSGNFFVLAGPCAIEGEEMAMQIAEKLVKITDDLKIPYVFKGSFKKANRSRVDSFTGIGDEKALKILNKVSKEFGIPTVTDIHTNEDAAMAAEYVDVLQIPAFLVRQTDLVVAAANTGKTVNLKKGQFMSPESMKHAAQKVLDCNNENFMITDRGTMFGYQDMIVDFRGIPTMKQFGTTVLDVTHSLQQPNQTSGVTGGRPDMIETIAKAGIAVGVDGIFIETHFDPANAKSDGANMLHLDYFEGLMKKLVAIRKTVNQF is encoded by the coding sequence ATGAATTTAAACAACATACCTCAAATTAAACATACTGACAGTGGAAATTTCTTTGTTTTAGCTGGTCCATGTGCAATTGAAGGAGAAGAAATGGCTATGCAAATAGCAGAAAAACTTGTAAAAATTACTGACGATTTAAAAATTCCTTATGTTTTTAAAGGATCTTTTAAAAAAGCAAATCGTTCTAGAGTAGATAGTTTTACAGGAATTGGTGACGAAAAAGCCTTAAAAATTTTAAATAAAGTTTCGAAAGAATTTGGTATTCCAACTGTAACAGACATACATACCAATGAAGATGCGGCTATGGCAGCAGAATATGTAGATGTATTACAAATTCCTGCATTTTTAGTTCGCCAAACTGATTTAGTAGTTGCTGCTGCAAATACTGGAAAAACAGTAAATCTTAAAAAAGGACAATTTATGAGTCCTGAAAGTATGAAACATGCAGCACAAAAAGTTTTAGACTGTAATAATGAAAACTTCATGATTACTGATAGAGGAACAATGTTTGGTTACCAAGATATGATTGTAGACTTTAGAGGAATTCCCACAATGAAACAATTTGGTACAACTGTACTTGATGTAACACATTCATTACAACAGCCTAATCAAACAAGTGGTGTAACTGGTGGTCGTCCTGATATGATTGAAACTATTGCTAAAGCTGGTATTGCTGTAGGTGTTGATGGAATTTTTATTGAGACACACTTTGATCCTGCAAATGCAAAAAGTGATGGCGCTAATATGTTACACTTAGATTACTTTGAAGGTTTAATGAAAAAATTAGTCGCTATTAGAAAAACCGTAAATCAATTTTAA
- a CDS encoding 2-dehydro-3-deoxyphosphooctonate aldolase has translation MKKILYIFAVLVITSCTSTKSTLKNVDETAVKPKVINKAFQFTEYANDMKYGYDSDYPINIGLMLERQESIYIGYFFNGLVGPNNEPIEKYEKIDTCCPFPTTHNTMGAGTLGIYEVTFKNNPKKVTLHFNIYEKGKILCPKGFNIKPITEIEK, from the coding sequence ATGAAAAAGATTCTTTACATTTTCGCCGTTCTAGTAATTACTAGTTGTACTAGTACAAAATCTACATTAAAAAACGTAGATGAAACAGCGGTGAAACCAAAAGTTATTAATAAAGCTTTTCAATTTACAGAATATGCTAACGATATGAAATATGGATATGATTCTGATTATCCTATCAATATTGGTCTCATGTTAGAAAGACAAGAAAGTATTTATATTGGATACTTTTTTAATGGTTTAGTTGGTCCGAATAATGAACCCATTGAAAAATATGAAAAAATTGATACTTGCTGCCCGTTTCCTACAACTCACAATACTATGGGAGCAGGAACACTTGGTATTTATGAAGTAACTTTTAAAAATAATCCTAAAAAAGTGACGTTACATTTTAATATTTATGAAAAAGGTAAAATACTTTGTCCTAAAGGATTCAATATTAAACCAATAACAGAAATAGAAAAATAA
- a CDS encoding DUF4199 domain-containing protein has product MNKYSVEIKWSLWYAAIYLLWMFLEKSLGFHSTKVVYESLFNLLFVFVAVIIYYFQIKEKKEKIFEGNINWKQATTSGIIASFFIALTSSLIVYITFTYLSPDFFELAKRASSNKEIADFQYNIGVFVKNNIFDKLSFGVVIAAIVSYFLKNK; this is encoded by the coding sequence ATGAACAAATATTCAGTTGAAATAAAATGGTCTTTATGGTATGCGGCAATCTATTTATTATGGATGTTTTTAGAAAAATCATTAGGTTTTCATTCAACTAAAGTTGTTTACGAATCACTATTTAATTTACTATTTGTCTTTGTAGCAGTTATTATTTACTACTTCCAAATTAAAGAAAAGAAAGAGAAAATTTTTGAAGGAAATATCAATTGGAAACAAGCTACAACTAGTGGTATTATTGCTTCCTTTTTTATAGCTTTAACCTCTAGTTTAATAGTTTACATAACATTTACTTATTTGTCACCCGATTTTTTTGAATTAGCCAAAAGAGCTTCAAGCAATAAAGAAATAGCAGATTTTCAATATAACATTGGTGTATTTGTAAAAAACAACATTTTCGATAAATTATCGTTTGGTGTAGTAATTGCTGCTATAGTTAGTTATTTTTTAAAAAATAAATAA
- a CDS encoding YeeE/YedE family protein translates to MNYLLGTWHWSISGFLIGLVMLILIYFGKSFGMSSNLRTICTMLGAQKFSDFFKFDWREQKWSLAVILGAILGGFIAIQFLSNNEIVDLNPKTVEALQNYHIDYEKGKLLPETLFSFENIFTLKGIAILFLGGILVGFGTRYAGGCTSGHAISGLSNLQIPSLIAVIGFFVGGLIMVHLIFPLIF, encoded by the coding sequence ATGAATTATTTATTGGGAACTTGGCATTGGTCAATTTCAGGTTTTTTAATTGGCTTAGTAATGCTAATTCTAATTTATTTCGGAAAAAGTTTCGGAATGTCTTCAAATTTGAGAACAATTTGTACTATGTTAGGTGCTCAAAAATTCTCTGATTTTTTTAAGTTCGATTGGAGAGAACAAAAATGGAGTTTAGCTGTTATTCTTGGAGCTATTTTAGGAGGATTTATTGCAATTCAATTTTTGAGTAATAATGAAATAGTTGATTTAAATCCTAAAACAGTTGAAGCGCTACAAAATTACCATATAGATTATGAAAAAGGGAAATTGTTACCTGAAACTCTATTTTCATTTGAAAATATTTTCACATTAAAAGGTATTGCAATTTTATTTTTAGGAGGAATTTTAGTTGGTTTCGGAACGCGTTATGCTGGAGGTTGTACTTCTGGACATGCAATTTCTGGATTAAGTAATTTACAAATTCCGTCACTTATTGCAGTAATAGGATTTTTTGTTGGTGGTTTGATTATGGTGCATTTAATTTTTCCTTTAATTTTTTAA
- a CDS encoding DUF6691 family protein produces MKLFRFFAVGIIFGIVLTKSEAVSWYRIFEMFRFESFHMYGIICTAIVTGIIGLQIIKKMRVKDFNGYPIMIVEKEKGFYRYVIGGLLFGLGWGLVGSCPGPIFILIGTGALSMIIVLIGAVLGTFLYGIIKDKLPH; encoded by the coding sequence ATGAAGTTATTTAGATTTTTTGCTGTTGGTATAATTTTCGGAATTGTTTTAACAAAATCTGAGGCGGTTTCTTGGTATAGAATTTTCGAAATGTTCCGTTTTGAATCATTTCACATGTACGGAATTATTTGTACCGCAATTGTAACGGGTATTATTGGTTTACAAATTATCAAAAAGATGAGAGTTAAAGATTTTAATGGTTATCCTATAATGATTGTTGAAAAAGAAAAAGGTTTCTACCGATATGTAATTGGCGGTTTGTTATTTGGATTAGGCTGGGGACTTGTAGGAAGTTGTCCTGGACCAATATTTATTTTAATAGGAACTGGAGCTTTATCAATGATTATTGTTTTAATTGGAGCAGTATTAGGAACATTCCTGTATGGAATTATAAAAGATAAATTACCTCATTAA
- a CDS encoding heavy-metal-associated domain-containing protein translates to MEAKIIIQNLKCGGCANTVTKNLMQLDGVSNVMVNVEESSVSFEFDSEANLTEVKNTLNRLGYPEDGEVNSLSSKAKSYVSCAVGKISK, encoded by the coding sequence ATGGAAGCAAAAATTATAATTCAAAACCTTAAATGTGGTGGTTGTGCCAATACTGTTACTAAAAATTTAATGCAATTAGACGGAGTTTCTAATGTAATGGTTAATGTAGAAGAGAGTTCTGTTTCTTTCGAATTTGACTCGGAAGCAAATCTTACAGAAGTTAAAAACACTTTAAATCGCTTAGGATATCCTGAAGATGGAGAAGTAAATTCGCTATCATCTAAAGCAAAATCATATGTAAGTTGCGCTGTTGGAAAAATATCAAAATAA
- a CDS encoding lipocalin-like domain-containing protein, with protein sequence MKKILFLFVSALTLGLTSCSKDDGDSASIVGSWEYYQEGFNYSGQEELGLHSHDCTSNKDYLVFNEDGTMTEYFYDMDCDVYAGSGTWSKDGKNLTVTLYGETETAKIEKLSSSILKVSITYNEGGESYQFIQVFQRK encoded by the coding sequence ATGAAAAAAATTCTATTCTTATTCGTTTCTGCCTTAACATTAGGTTTAACATCATGTAGTAAAGATGATGGAGATTCTGCATCAATTGTTGGTTCTTGGGAATATTACCAGGAGGGTTTCAATTATAGTGGGCAAGAAGAATTAGGACTTCACAGTCATGATTGTACATCAAATAAAGATTATCTAGTTTTTAATGAAGATGGTACAATGACAGAATATTTTTATGATATGGATTGCGATGTTTATGCTGGTTCTGGAACATGGTCTAAAGATGGAAAAAATTTAACAGTTACACTTTATGGAGAAACTGAAACAGCTAAAATTGAAAAATTATCTTCTTCTATTTTAAAAGTAAGTATTACTTATAATGAAGGTGGTGAAAGTTATCAATTTATCCAAGTTTTCCAAAGAAAATAA
- a CDS encoding ATP-dependent Clp protease adaptor ClpS, whose protein sequence is MSTIEKVQEEVLVEELVDNLNEIILFNDDVNTFDHVIETLIKVCEHDPLQAEQCAILVHYTGKCTVKTGSIKELQPKCSALLDAGLSAEIQ, encoded by the coding sequence ATGAGCACAATAGAAAAAGTACAAGAAGAAGTTTTAGTAGAAGAATTAGTTGACAATCTTAACGAAATTATTTTATTTAATGATGATGTAAATACTTTTGATCATGTGATTGAAACTTTAATTAAGGTTTGTGAACACGATCCTTTGCAAGCAGAACAATGTGCAATTTTAGTACATTACACAGGAAAATGTACTGTAAAAACAGGATCAATTAAAGAGCTACAACCCAAATGCAGTGCTTTACTCGATGCTGGTTTGAGCGCTGAAATACAATAA